The Ornithodoros turicata isolate Travis chromosome 9, ASM3712646v1, whole genome shotgun sequence genome includes a region encoding these proteins:
- the LOC135369273 gene encoding uncharacterized protein LOC135369273, with translation MADDGYVVVQGTGAVLIEDDHKEEEVTRSYAPVAFTIFVILLITIVTAICVVARNRNHATPEDKTDAAPLGHVSMPKFPQKPPQDNFEDYTDSGIDQAEDTAPRDTRVCNTHDCNYVRQFIEAVVDTDRDPCDNFFKFACGKNEQLPTGMFVNKFGGSLAQEGVMASIEKNLKQELVPPVGQTAFQKSAALYKHCRESDKNKSLEVVRDFFREHQMDITKKMSFQPLDIMVKFIFKIDIHLLFSLEPVEPGARTFAFRRETLSATGFGSTQVGEILSSINSAPIDKNLVRTIEELEKKLSGKKSPEIPPPISNETVKMMELRKAGQGDEELSDEWNEALRRYAPDALQTKIVQMTEADIRLFHRLFGKQRDVSKDDMRLFFAWRCAFYFYLRLFIGTYNCAATTMRILPNAASVGASFRANIDDRIEAITKMSEGIIGEIKESFRTCPWLDDKTRKGALKKVSMLRIRLGLSPALNTSQKVDKFYQDLPDLSGPFIHDVLSVNKFQTRKYWNAVIQDYSHYVYETLTSATPYLANAFYMPAANFVQISIPYLLSHYFNLGGPPEVNYGAIGFTVAHETMHGFDNNGRQYDGKGDKVPWFTEKSTKEFKIVERCYVEHINGAPKSRGYAQDPLEYQADSLGSRALLRAYQKAAERSTVKLGNVKGLTSDQLFYVAGCLTWCGEFKTDVTVEGQYDTHPPSDERCNLPLMNSVHFSKTFSCPDNSPMNPRQKCLFW, from the coding sequence GAGGAAGTCACCAGGTCCTACGCTCCAGTGGCATTCACTATATTTGTCATCCTTCTCATCACCATTGTCACGGCTATCTGTGTTGTCGCACGGAACCGGAATCACGCGACACCCGAGGACAAGACCGATGCAGCTCCTCTTGGACACGTATCGATGCCCAAGTTCCCGCAAAAGCCTCCTCAGGACAACTTCGAGGATTACACGGACAGCGGTATTGATCAGGCAGAAGATACAGCACCGAGAGATACGAGAGTCTGCAACACCCACGATTGCAACTACGTCCGCCAGTTTATTGAAGCGGTTGTGGACACGGACAGAGACCCGTGCGATAACTTTTTCAAGTTCGCCTGCGGTAAAAATGAACAGTTGCCGACTGGTATGTTCGTCAATAAATTTGGCGGCAGTTTAGCACAAGAAGGCGTGATGGCATCCATCGAGAAAAACCTGAAACAGGAGCTCGTTCCTCCCGTCGGTCAAACTGCTTTTCAAAAGTCTGCAGCGCTCTACAAACACTGCAGGGAGAGCGACAAGAACAAGTCTCTGGAAGTCGTCAGAGATTTCTTTCGAGAGCACCAGATGGATATAACGAAAAAGATGTCGTTCCAGCCGCTGGACATAATGGTGAAATTTATCTTCAAGATTGACATTCATTTGCTGTTTTCATTGGAACCAGTTGAGCCTGGAGCACGTACTTTCGCGTTTCGTAGGGAAACATTATCTGCTACAGGATTCGGGTCTACACAGGTTGGAGAAATCTTGTCTTCCATAAATTCGGCACCCATCGATAAGAACCTGGTGCGGACTATTGAAGAGTTGGAGAAGAAGTTGAGTGGCAAAAAATCACCGGAAATTCCGCCTCCGATATCAAACGAAACTGTCAAGATGATGGAGCTTCGGAAAGCGGGGCAAGGAGACGAGGAACTCTCTGACGAGTGGAATGAGGCGCTCCGACGCTACGCACCCGATGCTCTACAAACGAAAATAGTACAGATGACAGAAGCCGACATCCGCCTTTTCCACCGTCTGTTTGGAAAGCAGAGGGACGTCTCCAAAGATGATATGCGATTATTCTTTGCCTGGAGATGCGCCTTTTACTTTTACCTACGCCTTTTTATTGGAACTTACAACTGCGCTGCCACTACGATGCGGATCCTTCCAAACGCGGCGTCCGTAGGAGCCTCGTTTCGAGCAAATATCGACGACAGGATTGAAGCCATCACGAAAATGAGCGAAGGAATCATCGGCGAAATAAAGGAAAGCTTTAGAACCTGCCCGTGGCTAGATGACAAAACGAGAAAAGGAGCTTTGAAGAAAGTTTCTATGCTTAGGATACGCCTGGGATTATCACCGGCATTGAACACTTCTCAAAAAGTAGACAAGTTCTACCAGGACCTTCCCGACCTCAGCGGTCCCTTTATTCATGACGTTCTAAGCGTTAACAAATTTCAGACTCGGAAATACTGGAATGCCGTGATACAAGATTATTCCCATTATGTCTATGAAACGCTGACTTCTGCAACTCCGTACCTTGCTAACGCTTTTTATATGCCCGCAGCGAACTTTGTCCAAATTAGTATCCCGTATCTCTTATCACACTACTTTAACCTTGGAGGTCCGCCCGAAGTGAATTATGGCGCAATTGGATTCACAGTGGCGCACGAGACAATGCATGGCTTTGACAACAATGGTCGTCAGTACGACGGGAAAGGGGACAAGGTACCGTGGTTTACGGAAAAGAGCACGAAGGAGTTCAAGATTGTGGAGCGCTGCTATGTGGAGCATATTAACGGGGCTCCGAAATCCAGGGGCTATGCTCAAGACCCCTTGGAGTACCAGGCAGACTCGCTCGGCAGTCGGGCCTTGCTGAGGGCATATCAAAAGGCTGCTGAAAGATCCACGGTAAAGCTGGGCAATGTTAAGGGCTTGACCAGTGACCAGCTCTTTTATGTCGCTGGCTGCCTCACCTGGTGCGGCGAATTCAAAACTGATGTGACTGTGGAAGGGCAATATGATACGCATCCACCATCAGATGAGAGGTGCAACCTTCCCCTCATGAACTCGGTCCATTTCAGCAAAACGTTCTCTTGCCCCGACAATTCGCCAATGAATCCGCGACAAAAATGCCTCTTTTGGTAG
- the LOC135369376 gene encoding uncharacterized protein LOC135369376 encodes MTAQVTASSPQSNNKTKANGIRLPKLQLVRFRGELSMWGSFWEHFKGAVHENNSLTKAQKFYYLRSLLDGPAVTAIFGLQATKECYTDAIEVLTERFGDKKRIEMEHLSTLQTLPYVKSSRDVHGLRKLYDHVQTHVRGLKVLGVASKSYASMMCEILLSNLPTDVALDYQRQTKATPFVRRKA; translated from the coding sequence ATGACAGCTCAAGTGACTGCATCGTCGCCTCAATCGAACAACAAAACGAAAGCCAACGGTATCCGACTTCCCAAGTTGCAACTGGTGAGGTTTCGCGGCGAGTTGTCAATGTGGGGTAGCTTTTGGGAACACTTCAAGGGCGCCGTTCATGAAAATAACTCCCTCACCAAAGCGCAGAAATTCTACTATCTACGCTCTTTGCTGGATGGGCCTGCAGTGACAGCAATTTTTGGTCTACAAGCAACGAAGGAGTGCTACACAGATGCCATCGAAGTGCTGACCGAACGTTTTGGCGACAAGAAACGGATCGAAATGGAACACCTGTCAACGCTTCAGACACTCCCGTACGTCAAGTCATCACGTGATGTGCACGGGCTTCGTAAACTCTACGACCACGTTCAAACGCACGTTCGAGGACTAAAGGTTCTAGGAGTCGCAAGCAAAAGCTACGCATCGATGATGTGTGAAATCCTGCTCTCAAATTTGCCCACCGATGTGGCACTGGACTACCAACGACAAACAAAAGCGACTCCTTTTGTACGACGCAAGGCATAA